One window from the genome of Candidatus Eremiobacteraceae bacterium encodes:
- a CDS encoding TPM domain-containing protein yields the protein MRTSLARSTFRIALLGALLAAPLTFSASVSTARAAEPPIPPMPEQFVTDTAGVLSSATQTSLNTQLAEYDQKTGHQIIVWIGQTTGGAPLEDWTIRAFTKWKVGRKGLDDGLALFLFMQDHKIRIEVGYGLEGVVTDARASQIARNIIAPKLKAGDVDGAVTDGVNALIATIGGASPEQTGENNESTASNASPADILVPLIFVIIFFVVVTLIARSSRYAAGRGYTIGSGGAGAGWWGGFSGGDSGGSSGDSFGGFSGGGGMGGGGGASASW from the coding sequence TTGCGCACTTCGCTGGCGCGCAGCACTTTCCGCATCGCGCTGCTCGGCGCACTGCTCGCCGCGCCGCTGACGTTCTCGGCGTCGGTCTCGACGGCGCGCGCGGCAGAACCGCCGATCCCGCCTATGCCCGAGCAGTTCGTCACCGACACGGCGGGCGTGCTCTCGTCCGCGACGCAGACCTCGCTCAACACGCAGCTCGCCGAGTACGATCAGAAGACCGGCCACCAGATCATCGTTTGGATCGGCCAGACCACCGGCGGCGCGCCGCTCGAGGACTGGACGATCCGCGCGTTCACGAAATGGAAGGTCGGGCGCAAGGGACTCGACGATGGTCTTGCGCTCTTCCTGTTCATGCAAGACCACAAGATCCGCATCGAGGTCGGCTACGGACTCGAGGGCGTTGTCACCGACGCGCGCGCGTCGCAGATCGCGCGTAACATCATCGCGCCCAAGCTCAAGGCCGGCGATGTGGACGGCGCGGTCACGGATGGCGTCAACGCGCTCATCGCGACCATCGGCGGCGCATCGCCCGAGCAGACCGGCGAGAACAACGAGAGCACGGCTTCGAACGCGTCGCCGGCGGACATCCTCGTGCCGCTGATCTTCGTGATCATCTTCTTCGTCGTCGTCACGTTGATCGCGCGCAGTTCCCGATATGCTGCCGGTCGTGGGTACACGATCGGCTCGGGCGGCGCCGGAGCGGGGTGGTGGGGCGGCTTTAGCGGCGGTGACAGCGGCGGATCGAGCGGCGACAGCTTCGGGGGCTTCTCCGGCGGAGGCGGCATGGGCGGAGGCGGGGGCGCATCGGCGTCATGGTGA